In the Trueperaceae bacterium genome, one interval contains:
- a CDS encoding ABC transporter ATP-binding protein — MEAGQSLAVVGPNGGGKSTLFRVALGLVSPNRGQAAIFGQEPRKASPAVGYVPQLKTFDRSFPTNALELVVSGIRRAWPARVTRQEHQQADRALDGVGARHLLKRSLSRLSGGELQRVFLARALVKEPNLVLLDEPATGVDFLAENDLYDLLERYQEATGAAIAMITHDLAAARYHASQVLVLNRRVHGFGCPEEVLHEDYLRGAYGHVGHSHDFTFG, encoded by the coding sequence ATGGAAGCAGGCCAGTCCTTAGCAGTTGTCGGTCCTAATGGTGGTGGAAAATCAACACTATTCCGAGTTGCTTTAGGACTGGTCAGTCCTAATCGTGGGCAAGCTGCGATCTTTGGCCAAGAACCAAGAAAGGCGTCTCCCGCTGTAGGTTATGTACCCCAACTAAAAACTTTTGACCGGAGCTTCCCTACTAACGCCCTCGAGTTAGTTGTGTCTGGTATTCGGCGTGCCTGGCCAGCACGAGTAACACGCCAAGAACACCAGCAGGCAGATCGGGCGTTAGATGGTGTTGGGGCCAGACACTTGCTCAAGCGCTCATTATCACGTCTTTCCGGTGGGGAATTGCAGCGTGTATTTCTTGCTCGCGCTCTGGTGAAGGAACCCAATCTTGTTCTTCTAGACGAACCTGCAACCGGGGTTGATTTCCTAGCCGAGAACGACCTTTATGACCTGTTGGAACGTTATCAAGAAGCAACAGGTGCGGCTATAGCTATGATCACCCACGATCTTGCCGCAGCTAGGTACCATGCCTCGCAGGTGCTGGTGCTGAACCGCCGAGTTCATGGTTTTGGTTGTCCTGAAGAGGTGTTACACGAGGATTATCTTCGTGGAGCTTATGGTCATGTGGGTCACTCTCATGATTTCACATTCGGATAA
- a CDS encoding manganese transporter, with amino-acid sequence MRRALIAGLLIALMTSILGVFVVQRGLAFLGDGLAHASFGGMGLGALIIFGLGASLGTDIFRQPLWVALPFTIMAALGIAWVRDQTNLASDTAVGVFFAVSVSLGVIFFSIIPPDADIGVDVFDLLFGSILGIRQVDLLLIVIVCVLSLLFFALAWGHLGYATFDEEMAKVDGIRSRILEYLLFAIAGVVVAVSAFVVGIILIAAYLVIPAAAARLLSRSLIEWTIISLGIGVITTFLGLIMSFVLDVPSGSTIVLSQALTFILAIFFGKLRA; translated from the coding sequence ATGCGGCGGGCATTAATTGCTGGTCTCCTGATTGCTTTGATGACAAGTATCCTAGGGGTTTTTGTTGTGCAAAGGGGCCTAGCGTTCCTCGGTGATGGTCTCGCGCATGCTTCTTTTGGCGGAATGGGTTTAGGAGCCCTCATAATTTTTGGCCTTGGGGCGTCTCTGGGGACTGATATTTTCCGACAACCTCTCTGGGTTGCACTACCATTCACCATAATGGCGGCATTAGGAATAGCTTGGGTTCGTGACCAAACTAACCTTGCGAGTGATACGGCAGTTGGGGTGTTCTTCGCTGTTTCCGTGTCATTAGGGGTAATCTTCTTCTCGATTATTCCACCAGATGCTGATATTGGGGTCGACGTTTTTGACCTTCTGTTCGGTTCAATCTTGGGGATACGTCAAGTAGATCTTCTATTGATTGTGATTGTTTGTGTTTTGTCTTTGCTGTTTTTCGCCTTAGCTTGGGGACACCTTGGTTACGCAACCTTTGACGAAGAAATGGCAAAGGTTGATGGGATAAGATCTAGGATTTTGGAGTACCTGCTTTTTGCAATAGCTGGCGTTGTAGTTGCTGTAAGTGCTTTTGTGGTGGGAATTATTCTGATCGCTGCTTATTTAGTTATTCCTGCTGCGGCTGCTCGGTTGTTATCACGTTCACTTATTGAATGGACAATTATCTCTTTGGGGATAGGCGTGATAACGACATTTCTTGGATTGATAATGTCATTTGTTCTGGATGTTCCGAGCGGGAGTACGATTGTGTTATCCCAGGCCTTAACCTTTATACTTGCAATCTTTTTCGGGAAACTTAGAGCTTAA
- the pyrE gene encoding orotate phosphoribosyltransferase produces MSNENLAKEIYDACHLKGNFLLRSGAISKEYFDKYLFESQPGLLMKIAKALIPLIPPETEILAGLELGGVPLAVILSQLTNLPTAFVRKEAKAYGTKKIAEGIEIDGAKVLLVEDVVTSGGQLILSASDLRSIGADLTNAVCVIDREAGGVENLSAESIQLEALFSMSLLKHQSSQG; encoded by the coding sequence GTGAGTAACGAAAACCTTGCAAAAGAAATTTATGATGCCTGCCACCTTAAAGGAAACTTTCTTCTTCGCTCTGGCGCAATCAGTAAAGAATACTTCGATAAATACCTATTCGAATCCCAGCCAGGTCTCCTAATGAAAATTGCTAAGGCCTTAATTCCGCTGATCCCCCCAGAAACCGAAATCCTAGCAGGATTAGAACTTGGCGGCGTTCCCCTAGCAGTAATCCTCTCGCAGTTAACAAACCTACCTACTGCTTTCGTGCGTAAGGAAGCGAAAGCCTATGGCACTAAAAAAATAGCTGAAGGAATAGAAATTGACGGCGCTAAAGTACTACTAGTTGAGGATGTAGTCACCTCTGGAGGGCAACTCATTCTCTCTGCTTCTGACCTTCGGTCTATAGGGGCCGACCTGACAAATGCTGTTTGCGTAATTGATCGAGAAGCTGGGGGAGTAGAAAATCTTTCTGCTGAAAGCATACAACTAGAAGCCCTTTTTTCGATGAGCTTACTCAAGCATCAATCTTCTCAGGGCTGA
- a CDS encoding molybdenum cofactor biosynthesis protein, which produces MDSGRSDHLSAGPKSVAIALLTISDTRTIYNDASSDYLEVELSRLGHTLVDRRIVRDEEAEIRNALQDLLDGPAQVVISSGGTGIAGRDVTIPIVTSLIVKPMPGFGELFRMLSFKEVGGAAMLSRAVGGLADGGLIFALPGSRNAVRTGWEKLLRDELSHLVFEVFRHDQP; this is translated from the coding sequence ATGGATTCAGGTAGGTCAGATCATTTGAGTGCGGGGCCAAAATCTGTTGCTATAGCGTTGCTTACTATTAGTGACACGAGGACTATTTACAACGATGCCAGCTCGGATTATCTGGAGGTAGAGCTAAGCCGTTTGGGTCACACTCTTGTGGATCGTAGGATCGTCAGGGATGAGGAAGCAGAAATTAGGAATGCTCTGCAGGATCTCCTCGACGGACCGGCGCAGGTGGTGATTTCCTCGGGAGGTACTGGCATAGCAGGCCGAGACGTGACAATTCCAATCGTGACTTCTCTTATTGTGAAGCCGATGCCAGGTTTTGGCGAACTTTTTCGGATGCTGTCGTTTAAAGAAGTCGGTGGGGCAGCGATGCTTTCCCGTGCAGTTGGTGGCCTGGCTGACGGTGGGTTAATCTTTGCTTTGCCAGGATCTCGGAATGCTGTGCGTACGGGTTGGGAAAAACTTTTAAGAGATGAATTAAGTCATCTTGTTTTCGAAGTGTTCCGACACGATCAGCCCTGA
- a CDS encoding histidine triad nucleotide-binding protein, with translation MCQDNVFAKIVTGKIQADIVYKDNLVTAFRDNNPQAPTHILIVPNTIIPSADHVLPEHEPALGRMFTVAKDVAREEKLDKGYRLLVNCKEHGGQEIYHLHMHLIGGQPLGPIIAPSL, from the coding sequence ATGTGCCAAGATAATGTATTTGCCAAAATCGTAACTGGAAAGATACAAGCGGACATAGTCTATAAGGATAATCTCGTTACGGCCTTTCGCGACAATAATCCACAAGCACCTACACATATACTTATTGTCCCAAACACAATAATCCCGAGCGCCGACCATGTCCTTCCAGAACATGAGCCGGCCCTCGGTAGAATGTTCACGGTGGCAAAAGATGTTGCTAGAGAAGAAAAGCTCGACAAAGGCTACCGTCTTTTGGTTAACTGCAAAGAACACGGAGGCCAGGAAATCTACCATCTTCACATGCACTTAATCGGTGGCCAGCCTTTAGGTCCGATAATCGCACCGAGTCTGTGA
- a CDS encoding transcriptional repressor, translating to MNRNTLQKTAILRALQKASGPVTPKELRDLTQTELKGIGLATIYRNLHRLQEQGKVTPVHLPNDSTRYEPSGRDHHHHFRCESCNMVFELLSSCPPPEETTVPNGFAVHGHELVLYGLCIDCQG from the coding sequence ATGAATCGGAACACACTACAGAAAACAGCCATTCTGCGAGCTCTCCAGAAAGCATCTGGACCTGTCACTCCCAAAGAGCTTAGGGACCTGACACAAACAGAGTTAAAAGGCATAGGGCTAGCGACCATCTATAGAAATCTCCACCGCCTTCAGGAACAAGGGAAGGTGACTCCGGTCCACCTGCCAAACGATTCAACTCGGTATGAACCCTCTGGTAGAGATCATCACCACCACTTTCGATGCGAATCATGCAACATGGTATTCGAACTCCTTTCAAGCTGCCCACCGCCTGAGGAGACCACCGTGCCAAACGGCTTTGCAGTACACGGCCACGAACTCGTACTTTATGGCCTATGTATAGATTGCCAAGGATAA
- a CDS encoding YibE/F, translating to MSVLASAILISSSILFGTISQAQPKLEADFGYVEGRIKDIIASSKHDGHSTALVQLRSGHVVRAEIPRVDQFTPKDLPPFKEGQRVELYYSYGTDGQHQFVVSDWVRRPSLFWLIGIFLLVSIVVARFKGFRAFLSTAASLLIVVAFIIPQILAGWNPIVVSLVGVGSILILAIYFVHGLNWSTTAALAGTLAAVLMTMALGIAFTEWSYLTGFGSDEALMINAGANQINLKGLLLAGLLIGALGALTDITIVQASVIRELAHVNPELTARELYQRGMNVGRDHVGSLVNTLVLAYTGASLPLLLLLTLNDFSFARALNIELVATEIIQILVGSVGLVLSVPITTYIAALLFRGDRLPIQPSELNHQHHH from the coding sequence ATGTCAGTCCTAGCCTCAGCCATTCTAATTTCTAGCTCAATACTTTTTGGGACAATCAGTCAGGCTCAACCCAAACTCGAAGCCGATTTCGGCTACGTTGAGGGACGAATTAAAGATATTATTGCGTCCTCAAAACACGATGGTCACTCTACAGCACTAGTTCAATTACGAAGCGGCCACGTGGTACGAGCAGAAATTCCCAGAGTCGATCAATTCACCCCCAAAGACCTCCCACCGTTCAAAGAGGGACAACGCGTAGAACTTTACTATTCTTACGGGACTGATGGCCAACACCAATTCGTGGTCTCAGACTGGGTCCGCCGCCCCTCCTTGTTCTGGTTAATAGGAATTTTCCTACTGGTCTCGATTGTTGTCGCTCGCTTTAAGGGTTTCCGAGCATTTCTTTCAACAGCAGCTAGCCTGCTGATAGTAGTGGCCTTTATAATTCCTCAAATCCTTGCTGGCTGGAACCCGATTGTAGTATCTCTTGTCGGCGTTGGAAGCATACTCATCTTAGCCATTTACTTTGTACATGGACTGAATTGGAGCACGACTGCAGCTTTAGCCGGTACGCTTGCAGCTGTCCTAATGACAATGGCGCTCGGTATAGCGTTCACTGAATGGAGCTACTTAACAGGTTTCGGCTCTGACGAAGCATTAATGATTAACGCTGGTGCTAATCAAATAAACCTCAAAGGTCTGCTCCTAGCTGGTCTTTTGATAGGCGCCTTAGGCGCACTTACTGACATCACCATAGTTCAGGCCAGCGTAATTAGAGAACTAGCCCACGTAAATCCGGAGTTAACTGCCAGAGAACTATACCAACGCGGAATGAATGTAGGCCGGGATCACGTTGGCTCTTTAGTGAACACCTTAGTCTTAGCGTATACTGGAGCTTCTCTGCCACTCCTTTTGCTACTTACGCTAAACGATTTCAGTTTCGCTCGGGCTCTAAATATAGAACTAGTGGCTACGGAAATTATCCAAATCTTGGTTGGTTCAGTAGGACTCGTACTCAGTGTGCCAATTACAACCTACATAGCTGCCTTATTATTCCGAGGGGACCGGTTACCAATACAACCAAGTGAACTCAATCATCAACACCATCATTAA